One window from the genome of Anser cygnoides isolate HZ-2024a breed goose chromosome 8, Taihu_goose_T2T_genome, whole genome shotgun sequence encodes:
- the DEPDC1 gene encoding DEP domain-containing protein 1A isoform X3, with protein MEGEARPGPYRATRLWNEITRYFRAGMPLRKHRQRFKKHGSCFTASEAVDWLHEVLRSNSNFGPEVSRQQTVQLLRKFLKNHVIEDIKGRWGSEDLEDNGVLYRFPSTSPVKPLPSSCREKENLETFSRDKERLFKLPHLSRRTVKKHELLDPLENLEKTEPDITKENKEDALHRKEISQEYVQEIWRNIILIHLQTILGLPSLEEVLQPAQIVPEYVIYNMTNTSKHGVVILQNKSEDLPHWVLSAMKCLAYWPRNNDMNQPTYSGFERDVFRTVADYFLNLPEPLLTFEYYELFVNILVMCGYITIPDLCSRKHSVRDETSDPQPSKILHLNSFKSTECLLLSLLRKEPEKKKKEYEVSRKWSAEELAVQKQCAEKLQQYKLTSEQGSADNLIGGSCQNLSGFRNEQDPALKFRTRCYSLERIGGTASSVSNKGESVVLRQTDVNTVLGTGNKNQSLPHEHKANSMLAFGFDNAYQNQNYGVKTVSASTLQDKELFDEYHRLKQICRSQSLLGSRNSKSCTSINIPVAEITVKPKSQLCEQRKPNTSVDIRTEVSDITVSKRLCKSTIELSEYSFTHSYLLQPHLERIAVEALQICCLLLPPPNRRKMQLLMRMISRISENVDMPRLHDAMGTRSLMIQTFSRCVLCCAEEVDLDELLSTRLVSFLMDHQQEIFKVPTYLQVAVQDHIEYVRMAQGKYPREEICAILPTYSYCKQITPQEFEEQKVSTSQAAVAELLENIIKDKNLSVKDKKKKLKQFQKEYPLIYQNRFPATENEAMLFENKPTIKQPMLSLRKPKFRSLRY; from the exons ATGGAGGGCGaggcccgccccggcccctaCCGCGCCACCCGGCTG TGGAACGAAATCACCAGGTATTTCCGAGCGGGCATGCCCTTACGGAAGCACAGGCAGCGGTTCAAAAAGCACGGGAGCTGTTTCACTGCCTCGGAAGCCGTGGACTGGCTTCATGAAGTTCTGAGGAGCAACAGTAACTTCGGTCCTGAGGTTAGCAGGCAGCAGACTGTCCAGTTGTTAAGGAAGTTTCTCAAGAATCACGTAATTGAGGATATAAAAGGAAGATGGGGTTCTGAAGACTTAGAAGACAATGGTGTGCTATACAG ATTTCCTTCAACCTCTCCAGTTAAACCTCTACCGAGCTCTTGTCGAGAAAAAGAGAACTTGGAAACCTTCTCTAGAGACaaagaaaggctttttaaaCTGCCACACTTATCCAGGAGAACTGTTAAAAAACATGAATTACTGGACCCTCTG gaaaacttAGAAAAAACAGAACCAGATATAACAAAGGAGAACAAAGAAGATGCACTGCACAGGAAGGAAATAAGCCAGGAATATGTGCAAGAAATTTGGAGAAATATCATTCTAATACA ttTGCAAACCATTTTAGGCCTCCCATCTTTGGAGGAAGTTTTGCAGCCAGCACAGATAGTTCCTGAGTATGTCATATACAATATGACTAACACAAGCAAACATGGAGTTGTTATTTTACAGAACAAAtcag AAGATCTCCCTCACTGGGTGTTGTCAGCTATGAAATGCCTCGCATACT GGCCCAGAAATAATGACATGAACCAACCAACTTACAGTGGGTTTGAACGGGACGTATTCAGAACAGTTGCTGATTATTTTCTCAATCTCCCTGAACCATTACTTACTTTTGAATACTATGAACtctttgttaatattttag TTATGTGTGGCTACATCACAATTCCAGATCTATGCAGCAGAAAACATTCTGTCCGAGATGAAACAAGTGACCCACAACCTTCAAAAATTCTTCACTTGAACTCTTTCAAGTCAACTGAATGTCTTCTTCTAAGCCTACTTCGCAAAGAGcctgagaaaaagaagaaggaataTGAAGTTTCCAGGAAGTGGTCTGCAGAAGAGTTAGCTGTTCAAAAACAATGTGCAGAGAAATTGCAACAATATAAACTGACAAGCGAACAAGGCAGTGCTGATAATCTAATAGGAGGAAGCTGTCAAAATCTTTCAGGTTTCAGGAATGAACAAGATCCAGCTCTCAAGTTTAGGACAAGATGTTACTCTTTGGAAAGAATTGGAGGTACTGCCTCAAGTGTAAGTAATAAAGGAGAATCAGTTGTCCTCAGGCAAACTGATGTGAACACAGTCTTGGgcacaggaaataaaaaccaatCACTACCGCATGAGCATAAAGCCAACTCTATGTTAGCGTTTGGTTTTGATAACGCATACCAAAACCAAAATTACGGCGTGAAGACAGTGTCTGCCTCAACTCTTCAGGATAAAGAACTATTTGATGAATATCATAGATTAAAGCAAATATGCAGGTCTCAGAGTTTACTTGGCAGCAGGAACTCCAAAAGTTGTACTAGCATCAATATACCAGTTGCCGAAATCACAGTGAAGCCAAAGTCTCAACTCTGTGAGCAAAGAAAACCGAATACTTCAGTGGACATCAGGACTGAGGTTTCTGATATCACCGTCAGCAAGAGACTCTGCAAAAGTACCATAGAGCTCTCAGAATACTCTTTCACTCACTCTT ATCTCCTTCAGCCTCACTTAGAAAGAATTGCTGTTGAAGCACTGCAGATATGTTGTTTGTTGCTTCCACCACCAAATCGTAGAAAGATGCAGCTCCTTATGCGTATGATCTCTCGGATCAGTGAAAATGTTGATATGCCACGACTGCACGATGCGATGGGCACACGTTCTTTG ATGATACAGACTTTTTCTCGATGTGTGTTATGCTGTGCAGAAGAAGTTGATCTTGATGAGCTGCTTTCTACACGATTAGTTTCATTTCTAATGGACCACCagcaagaaatatttaaagtacCAACTTACCTGCAGGTTGCAGTGCAAGATCACATAGAATACGTGAGGATGGCTCAG ggCAAATATCCAAGGGAAGAAATTTGCGCCATACTGCCAACATACTCATACTGCAAACAAATAACTCCTCAGGAGTTTGAAGAACAAAAGGTTTCTACATCTCAAGCTGCAGTGGCAGAGCTGTTAGAGAACATTATCAAAGATAAGAACTTGTCTGTAAAAGACAAGAAGAAGAAGTTAAAGCAG TTTCAGAAGGAATATCCTCTGATCTACCAGAACAGATTTCCAGCTACAGAAAACGAAGCAATGCTGTTTGAGAACAAACCTACCATCAAACAACCAATGCTTAGCCTGAGAAAACCAAAATTTCGTAGCCTGAGATATTAA
- the DEPDC1 gene encoding DEP domain-containing protein 1A isoform X1 codes for MEGEARPGPYRATRLWNEITRYFRAGMPLRKHRQRFKKHGSCFTASEAVDWLHEVLRSNSNFGPEVSRQQTVQLLRKFLKNHVIEDIKGRWGSEDLEDNGVLYRFPSTSPVKPLPSSCREKENLETFSRDKERLFKLPHLSRRTVKKHELLDPLENLEKTEPDITKENKEDALHRKEISQEYVQEIWRNIILIHLQTILGLPSLEEVLQPAQIVPEYVIYNMTNTSKHGVVILQNKSEDLPHWVLSAMKCLAYWPRNNDMNQPTYSGFERDVFRTVADYFLNLPEPLLTFEYYELFVNILVMCGYITIPDLCSRKHSVRDETSDPQPSKILHLNSFKSTECLLLSLLRKEPEKKKKEYEVSRKWSAEELAVQKQCAEKLQQYKLTSEQGSADNLIGGSCQNLSGFRNEQDPALKFRTRCYSLERIGGTASSVSNKGESVVLRQTDVNTVLGTGNKNQSLPHEHKANSMLAFGFDNAYQNQNYGVKTVSASTLQDKELFDEYHRLKQICRSQSLLGSRNSKSCTSINIPVAEITVKPKSQLCEQRKPNTSVDIRTEVSDITVSKRLCKSTIELSEYSFTHSCMLTGTQNLLQPHLERIAVEALQICCLLLPPPNRRKMQLLMRMISRISENVDMPRLHDAMGTRSLMIQTFSRCVLCCAEEVDLDELLSTRLVSFLMDHQQEIFKVPTYLQVAVQDHIEYVRMAQGKYPREEICAILPTYSYCKQITPQEFEEQKVSTSQAAVAELLENIIKDKNLSVKDKKKKLKQFQKEYPLIYQNRFPATENEAMLFENKPTIKQPMLSLRKPKFRSLRY; via the exons ATGGAGGGCGaggcccgccccggcccctaCCGCGCCACCCGGCTG TGGAACGAAATCACCAGGTATTTCCGAGCGGGCATGCCCTTACGGAAGCACAGGCAGCGGTTCAAAAAGCACGGGAGCTGTTTCACTGCCTCGGAAGCCGTGGACTGGCTTCATGAAGTTCTGAGGAGCAACAGTAACTTCGGTCCTGAGGTTAGCAGGCAGCAGACTGTCCAGTTGTTAAGGAAGTTTCTCAAGAATCACGTAATTGAGGATATAAAAGGAAGATGGGGTTCTGAAGACTTAGAAGACAATGGTGTGCTATACAG ATTTCCTTCAACCTCTCCAGTTAAACCTCTACCGAGCTCTTGTCGAGAAAAAGAGAACTTGGAAACCTTCTCTAGAGACaaagaaaggctttttaaaCTGCCACACTTATCCAGGAGAACTGTTAAAAAACATGAATTACTGGACCCTCTG gaaaacttAGAAAAAACAGAACCAGATATAACAAAGGAGAACAAAGAAGATGCACTGCACAGGAAGGAAATAAGCCAGGAATATGTGCAAGAAATTTGGAGAAATATCATTCTAATACA ttTGCAAACCATTTTAGGCCTCCCATCTTTGGAGGAAGTTTTGCAGCCAGCACAGATAGTTCCTGAGTATGTCATATACAATATGACTAACACAAGCAAACATGGAGTTGTTATTTTACAGAACAAAtcag AAGATCTCCCTCACTGGGTGTTGTCAGCTATGAAATGCCTCGCATACT GGCCCAGAAATAATGACATGAACCAACCAACTTACAGTGGGTTTGAACGGGACGTATTCAGAACAGTTGCTGATTATTTTCTCAATCTCCCTGAACCATTACTTACTTTTGAATACTATGAACtctttgttaatattttag TTATGTGTGGCTACATCACAATTCCAGATCTATGCAGCAGAAAACATTCTGTCCGAGATGAAACAAGTGACCCACAACCTTCAAAAATTCTTCACTTGAACTCTTTCAAGTCAACTGAATGTCTTCTTCTAAGCCTACTTCGCAAAGAGcctgagaaaaagaagaaggaataTGAAGTTTCCAGGAAGTGGTCTGCAGAAGAGTTAGCTGTTCAAAAACAATGTGCAGAGAAATTGCAACAATATAAACTGACAAGCGAACAAGGCAGTGCTGATAATCTAATAGGAGGAAGCTGTCAAAATCTTTCAGGTTTCAGGAATGAACAAGATCCAGCTCTCAAGTTTAGGACAAGATGTTACTCTTTGGAAAGAATTGGAGGTACTGCCTCAAGTGTAAGTAATAAAGGAGAATCAGTTGTCCTCAGGCAAACTGATGTGAACACAGTCTTGGgcacaggaaataaaaaccaatCACTACCGCATGAGCATAAAGCCAACTCTATGTTAGCGTTTGGTTTTGATAACGCATACCAAAACCAAAATTACGGCGTGAAGACAGTGTCTGCCTCAACTCTTCAGGATAAAGAACTATTTGATGAATATCATAGATTAAAGCAAATATGCAGGTCTCAGAGTTTACTTGGCAGCAGGAACTCCAAAAGTTGTACTAGCATCAATATACCAGTTGCCGAAATCACAGTGAAGCCAAAGTCTCAACTCTGTGAGCAAAGAAAACCGAATACTTCAGTGGACATCAGGACTGAGGTTTCTGATATCACCGTCAGCAAGAGACTCTGCAAAAGTACCATAGAGCTCTCAGAATACTCTTTCACTCACTCTTGTATGTTGACTGGCACGCAAA ATCTCCTTCAGCCTCACTTAGAAAGAATTGCTGTTGAAGCACTGCAGATATGTTGTTTGTTGCTTCCACCACCAAATCGTAGAAAGATGCAGCTCCTTATGCGTATGATCTCTCGGATCAGTGAAAATGTTGATATGCCACGACTGCACGATGCGATGGGCACACGTTCTTTG ATGATACAGACTTTTTCTCGATGTGTGTTATGCTGTGCAGAAGAAGTTGATCTTGATGAGCTGCTTTCTACACGATTAGTTTCATTTCTAATGGACCACCagcaagaaatatttaaagtacCAACTTACCTGCAGGTTGCAGTGCAAGATCACATAGAATACGTGAGGATGGCTCAG ggCAAATATCCAAGGGAAGAAATTTGCGCCATACTGCCAACATACTCATACTGCAAACAAATAACTCCTCAGGAGTTTGAAGAACAAAAGGTTTCTACATCTCAAGCTGCAGTGGCAGAGCTGTTAGAGAACATTATCAAAGATAAGAACTTGTCTGTAAAAGACAAGAAGAAGAAGTTAAAGCAG TTTCAGAAGGAATATCCTCTGATCTACCAGAACAGATTTCCAGCTACAGAAAACGAAGCAATGCTGTTTGAGAACAAACCTACCATCAAACAACCAATGCTTAGCCTGAGAAAACCAAAATTTCGTAGCCTGAGATATTAA
- the DEPDC1 gene encoding DEP domain-containing protein 1A isoform X5 has protein sequence MEGEARPGPYRATRLWNEITRYFRAGMPLRKHRQRFKKHGSCFTASEAVDWLHEVLRSNSNFGPEVSRQQTVQLLRKFLKNHVIEDIKGRWGSEDLEDNGVLYRFPSTSPVKPLPSSCREKENLETFSRDKERLFKLPHLSRRTVKKHELLDPLENLEKTEPDITKENKEDALHRKEISQEYVQEIWRNIILIHLQTILGLPSLEEVLQPAQIVPEYVIYNMTNTSKHGVVILQNKSEDLPHWVLSAMKCLAYWPRNNDMNQPTYSGFERDVFRTVADYFLNLPEPLLTFEYYELFVNILDLLQPHLERIAVEALQICCLLLPPPNRRKMQLLMRMISRISENVDMPRLHDAMGTRSLMIQTFSRCVLCCAEEVDLDELLSTRLVSFLMDHQQEIFKVPTYLQVAVQDHIEYVRMAQGKYPREEICAILPTYSYCKQITPQEFEEQKVSTSQAAVAELLENIIKDKNLSVKDKKKKLKQFQKEYPLIYQNRFPATENEAMLFENKPTIKQPMLSLRKPKFRSLRY, from the exons ATGGAGGGCGaggcccgccccggcccctaCCGCGCCACCCGGCTG TGGAACGAAATCACCAGGTATTTCCGAGCGGGCATGCCCTTACGGAAGCACAGGCAGCGGTTCAAAAAGCACGGGAGCTGTTTCACTGCCTCGGAAGCCGTGGACTGGCTTCATGAAGTTCTGAGGAGCAACAGTAACTTCGGTCCTGAGGTTAGCAGGCAGCAGACTGTCCAGTTGTTAAGGAAGTTTCTCAAGAATCACGTAATTGAGGATATAAAAGGAAGATGGGGTTCTGAAGACTTAGAAGACAATGGTGTGCTATACAG ATTTCCTTCAACCTCTCCAGTTAAACCTCTACCGAGCTCTTGTCGAGAAAAAGAGAACTTGGAAACCTTCTCTAGAGACaaagaaaggctttttaaaCTGCCACACTTATCCAGGAGAACTGTTAAAAAACATGAATTACTGGACCCTCTG gaaaacttAGAAAAAACAGAACCAGATATAACAAAGGAGAACAAAGAAGATGCACTGCACAGGAAGGAAATAAGCCAGGAATATGTGCAAGAAATTTGGAGAAATATCATTCTAATACA ttTGCAAACCATTTTAGGCCTCCCATCTTTGGAGGAAGTTTTGCAGCCAGCACAGATAGTTCCTGAGTATGTCATATACAATATGACTAACACAAGCAAACATGGAGTTGTTATTTTACAGAACAAAtcag AAGATCTCCCTCACTGGGTGTTGTCAGCTATGAAATGCCTCGCATACT GGCCCAGAAATAATGACATGAACCAACCAACTTACAGTGGGTTTGAACGGGACGTATTCAGAACAGTTGCTGATTATTTTCTCAATCTCCCTGAACCATTACTTACTTTTGAATACTATGAACtctttgttaatattttag ATCTCCTTCAGCCTCACTTAGAAAGAATTGCTGTTGAAGCACTGCAGATATGTTGTTTGTTGCTTCCACCACCAAATCGTAGAAAGATGCAGCTCCTTATGCGTATGATCTCTCGGATCAGTGAAAATGTTGATATGCCACGACTGCACGATGCGATGGGCACACGTTCTTTG ATGATACAGACTTTTTCTCGATGTGTGTTATGCTGTGCAGAAGAAGTTGATCTTGATGAGCTGCTTTCTACACGATTAGTTTCATTTCTAATGGACCACCagcaagaaatatttaaagtacCAACTTACCTGCAGGTTGCAGTGCAAGATCACATAGAATACGTGAGGATGGCTCAG ggCAAATATCCAAGGGAAGAAATTTGCGCCATACTGCCAACATACTCATACTGCAAACAAATAACTCCTCAGGAGTTTGAAGAACAAAAGGTTTCTACATCTCAAGCTGCAGTGGCAGAGCTGTTAGAGAACATTATCAAAGATAAGAACTTGTCTGTAAAAGACAAGAAGAAGAAGTTAAAGCAG TTTCAGAAGGAATATCCTCTGATCTACCAGAACAGATTTCCAGCTACAGAAAACGAAGCAATGCTGTTTGAGAACAAACCTACCATCAAACAACCAATGCTTAGCCTGAGAAAACCAAAATTTCGTAGCCTGAGATATTAA
- the DEPDC1 gene encoding DEP domain-containing protein 1A isoform X4: MEGEARPGPYRATRLWNEITRYFRAGMPLRKHRQRFKKHGSCFTASEAVDWLHEVLRSNSNFGPEVSRQQTVQLLRKFLKNHVIEDIKGRWGSEDLEDNGVLYRFPSTSPVKPLPSSCREKENLETFSRDKERLFKLPHLSRRTVKKHELLDPLENLEKTEPDITKENKEDALHRKEISQEYVQEIWRNIILIHLQTILGLPSLEEVLQPAQIVPEYVIYNMTNTSKHGVVILQNKSEDLPHWVLSAMKCLAYWPRNNDMNQPTYSGFERDVFRTVADYFLNLPEPLLTFEYYELFVNILDLCSRKHSVRDETSDPQPSKILHLNSFKSTECLLLSLLRKEPEKKKKEYEVSRKWSAEELAVQKQCAEKLQQYKLTSEQGSADNLIGGSCQNLSGFRNEQDPALKFRTRCYSLERIGGTASSVSNKGESVVLRQTDVNTVLGTGNKNQSLPHEHKANSMLAFGFDNAYQNQNYGVKTVSASTLQDKELFDEYHRLKQICRSQSLLGSRNSKSCTSINIPVAEITVKPKSQLCEQRKPNTSVDIRTEVSDITVSKRLCKSTIELSEYSFTHSCMLTGTQNLLQPHLERIAVEALQICCLLLPPPNRRKMQLLMRMISRISENVDMPRLHDAMGTRSLMIQTFSRCVLCCAEEVDLDELLSTRLVSFLMDHQQEIFKVPTYLQVAVQDHIEYVRMAQGKYPREEICAILPTYSYCKQITPQEFEEQKVSTSQAAVAELLENIIKDKNLSVKDKKKKLKQFQKEYPLIYQNRFPATENEAMLFENKPTIKQPMLSLRKPKFRSLRY, translated from the exons ATGGAGGGCGaggcccgccccggcccctaCCGCGCCACCCGGCTG TGGAACGAAATCACCAGGTATTTCCGAGCGGGCATGCCCTTACGGAAGCACAGGCAGCGGTTCAAAAAGCACGGGAGCTGTTTCACTGCCTCGGAAGCCGTGGACTGGCTTCATGAAGTTCTGAGGAGCAACAGTAACTTCGGTCCTGAGGTTAGCAGGCAGCAGACTGTCCAGTTGTTAAGGAAGTTTCTCAAGAATCACGTAATTGAGGATATAAAAGGAAGATGGGGTTCTGAAGACTTAGAAGACAATGGTGTGCTATACAG ATTTCCTTCAACCTCTCCAGTTAAACCTCTACCGAGCTCTTGTCGAGAAAAAGAGAACTTGGAAACCTTCTCTAGAGACaaagaaaggctttttaaaCTGCCACACTTATCCAGGAGAACTGTTAAAAAACATGAATTACTGGACCCTCTG gaaaacttAGAAAAAACAGAACCAGATATAACAAAGGAGAACAAAGAAGATGCACTGCACAGGAAGGAAATAAGCCAGGAATATGTGCAAGAAATTTGGAGAAATATCATTCTAATACA ttTGCAAACCATTTTAGGCCTCCCATCTTTGGAGGAAGTTTTGCAGCCAGCACAGATAGTTCCTGAGTATGTCATATACAATATGACTAACACAAGCAAACATGGAGTTGTTATTTTACAGAACAAAtcag AAGATCTCCCTCACTGGGTGTTGTCAGCTATGAAATGCCTCGCATACT GGCCCAGAAATAATGACATGAACCAACCAACTTACAGTGGGTTTGAACGGGACGTATTCAGAACAGTTGCTGATTATTTTCTCAATCTCCCTGAACCATTACTTACTTTTGAATACTATGAACtctttgttaatattttag ATCTATGCAGCAGAAAACATTCTGTCCGAGATGAAACAAGTGACCCACAACCTTCAAAAATTCTTCACTTGAACTCTTTCAAGTCAACTGAATGTCTTCTTCTAAGCCTACTTCGCAAAGAGcctgagaaaaagaagaaggaataTGAAGTTTCCAGGAAGTGGTCTGCAGAAGAGTTAGCTGTTCAAAAACAATGTGCAGAGAAATTGCAACAATATAAACTGACAAGCGAACAAGGCAGTGCTGATAATCTAATAGGAGGAAGCTGTCAAAATCTTTCAGGTTTCAGGAATGAACAAGATCCAGCTCTCAAGTTTAGGACAAGATGTTACTCTTTGGAAAGAATTGGAGGTACTGCCTCAAGTGTAAGTAATAAAGGAGAATCAGTTGTCCTCAGGCAAACTGATGTGAACACAGTCTTGGgcacaggaaataaaaaccaatCACTACCGCATGAGCATAAAGCCAACTCTATGTTAGCGTTTGGTTTTGATAACGCATACCAAAACCAAAATTACGGCGTGAAGACAGTGTCTGCCTCAACTCTTCAGGATAAAGAACTATTTGATGAATATCATAGATTAAAGCAAATATGCAGGTCTCAGAGTTTACTTGGCAGCAGGAACTCCAAAAGTTGTACTAGCATCAATATACCAGTTGCCGAAATCACAGTGAAGCCAAAGTCTCAACTCTGTGAGCAAAGAAAACCGAATACTTCAGTGGACATCAGGACTGAGGTTTCTGATATCACCGTCAGCAAGAGACTCTGCAAAAGTACCATAGAGCTCTCAGAATACTCTTTCACTCACTCTTGTATGTTGACTGGCACGCAAA ATCTCCTTCAGCCTCACTTAGAAAGAATTGCTGTTGAAGCACTGCAGATATGTTGTTTGTTGCTTCCACCACCAAATCGTAGAAAGATGCAGCTCCTTATGCGTATGATCTCTCGGATCAGTGAAAATGTTGATATGCCACGACTGCACGATGCGATGGGCACACGTTCTTTG ATGATACAGACTTTTTCTCGATGTGTGTTATGCTGTGCAGAAGAAGTTGATCTTGATGAGCTGCTTTCTACACGATTAGTTTCATTTCTAATGGACCACCagcaagaaatatttaaagtacCAACTTACCTGCAGGTTGCAGTGCAAGATCACATAGAATACGTGAGGATGGCTCAG ggCAAATATCCAAGGGAAGAAATTTGCGCCATACTGCCAACATACTCATACTGCAAACAAATAACTCCTCAGGAGTTTGAAGAACAAAAGGTTTCTACATCTCAAGCTGCAGTGGCAGAGCTGTTAGAGAACATTATCAAAGATAAGAACTTGTCTGTAAAAGACAAGAAGAAGAAGTTAAAGCAG TTTCAGAAGGAATATCCTCTGATCTACCAGAACAGATTTCCAGCTACAGAAAACGAAGCAATGCTGTTTGAGAACAAACCTACCATCAAACAACCAATGCTTAGCCTGAGAAAACCAAAATTTCGTAGCCTGAGATATTAA